CCGAGGGGCTCGGCGAAGTGCAGGAGATGATCGACATCTGCGACTTCGCGGTCGGCCTGTCGCGCCAGCTCTACGGCCTTTCGATGCACTCCGAACGCTCGCGCCACCGGATGATGGAGCAGTGGCACCCGCTGGGCGTCGTGGGGATCGTGAGCGCGTTCAACTTCCCCGTCGCCGTCTGGTCGTGGAACGCCGCGATCGCCGCCGTCTGCGGCGACACGATGATCTGGAAACCCTCGTCGAAGACTCCGCTCACCGCGGTGGCGGTCCAGCAGATCTGCAACCGCGTGATGCAGCGCCACGGCCTCGAAGGGGTGTTCAACCTCGTGATCGGCTCGGGGAAGGACGTGGGGGAGCGGATGATCGCGGACCGCCGCGTGCCGCTGATCTCGGCGACGGGCTCGTGCCGGATGGGCCGCCGCATCGGCGAGGTCGTCGCGTCGCGGTTCGGCCGGAGCCTGCTCGAGCTCGGCGGGAACAACGCGATCGTCGTGTTGAACGACGCGAACCTCGACCTCGCCCTGCGCGCGATCCTCTTCGGCGCGGTCGGGACCGCCGGTCAGCGCTGCACCTCGACGCGGCGGTTGATCGTCCAGAAGGGAGCCGCTTCGGGGCTCGTCGAGCGGCTCGTCGCGGCGTACCGCCAGGTCCGCATCGGCGATCCCCTCGAGGAGTCGACGCTGATGGGCCCGCTGATCGACGGCGCGGCGGTCGACGACATGATGAACGCCCTCGAGCGCGCGAGGCGGGAAGGGGGCCAGATCCTCGTCGGCGGCCGGAAGATCGAACGGCCCGGCTGCTTCGTCGAGCCCACGATCGTGCGCGCGCCGAAGGGAGGCCTTCCGGTCGCGAAGGACGAAACCTTCGCGCCGATCCTGTACGTCTTCGAGGTCGACACCCTCGACGAGGCGATCCGCCTGCAGAACGACGTCCCGCAGGGGCTGTCGTCGGCGATCTTCACCGAGTCGATGAAGTCGGCGGAGACGTTC
This genomic interval from Candidatus Polarisedimenticolaceae bacterium contains the following:
- a CDS encoding aldehyde dehydrogenase family protein; amino-acid sequence: MSSLTVNEILSSLGVAPVAKGASTGAWLDTRGPELASVNPSTGEVLARVAQASSDDYEAVVAAAEKAFVTWRMMPAPKRGEIVRQLGDELRRQKDPLGRLVSLEAGKILSEGLGEVQEMIDICDFAVGLSRQLYGLSMHSERSRHRMMEQWHPLGVVGIVSAFNFPVAVWSWNAAIAAVCGDTMIWKPSSKTPLTAVAVQQICNRVMQRHGLEGVFNLVIGSGKDVGERMIADRRVPLISATGSCRMGRRIGEVVASRFGRSLLELGGNNAIVVLNDANLDLALRAILFGAVGTAGQRCTSTRRLIVQKGAASGLVERLVAAYRQVRIGDPLEESTLMGPLIDGAAVDDMMNALERARREGGQILVGGRKIERPGCFVEPTIVRAPKGGLPVAKDETFAPILYVFEVDTLDEAIRLQNDVPQGLSSAIFTESMKSAETFLSALGSDCGIANVNIGTSGAEIGGAFGGEKDTGGGREAGSDSWKLYMRRQTNTINWGDDLPLAQGVKFEL